In Aestuariibaculum lutulentum, one DNA window encodes the following:
- a CDS encoding adenylosuccinate lyase, with the protein MTSDEFYKELSYITAARDDRFQFAQFVLNDMSLFPELIKISFMVDDETSFKAAWVLEFVCLEYIYAMIPHLDFFTNNLSKVHFDSSVRPMAKICSLIAERYTSKQPNPIKNSLESKHKEKMIEACFDWMISENKVAAKVHAMETLFLLGKETHWVHPQLLDILHQDFHHQSAAYKSRAKHILNKMKKLKNL; encoded by the coding sequence ATGACTTCAGATGAATTTTATAAAGAATTATCTTATATAACAGCTGCTCGTGATGACCGCTTTCAATTTGCTCAGTTCGTTTTAAATGATATGTCTTTATTTCCCGAATTAATAAAAATTTCATTCATGGTTGACGACGAAACATCTTTTAAAGCTGCCTGGGTTTTAGAATTCGTTTGTCTGGAATATATTTATGCCATGATACCTCATTTAGATTTTTTTACCAACAACCTAAGTAAAGTCCATTTTGATTCTTCCGTACGCCCCATGGCTAAAATCTGTTCGCTTATTGCCGAGCGTTACACCTCGAAGCAACCCAACCCCATTAAAAATTCATTAGAGTCTAAGCATAAAGAAAAAATGATTGAGGCTTGTTTTGATTGGATGATTAGCGAAAATAAAGTAGCGGCCAAAGTGCATGCCATGGAAACTCTGTTTTTATTGGGGAAAGAAACACATTGGGTTCACCCGCAACTGTTAGACATTTTACACCAAGATTTCCATCATCAAAGTGCTGCATATAAGTCACGGGCAAAGCATATTTTAAATAAAATGAAGAAGCTTAAAAACTTATAA
- a CDS encoding heme-binding domain-containing protein: protein MKLLKKILLALLVLIVIAQFFGPEKNEGDMASVEPFLAETNPPADVKAILEETCYDCHSDVTRYPWYNNITPVNYWLAEHIEDGKKHFNVSNWVGNSVKRKDHKFEELIEMVEDKSMPLKSYTITHGEANLSEDQIKAVVDWAKLVRVKYSMMPQPE from the coding sequence ATGAAATTACTAAAAAAAATATTACTGGCACTTCTTGTTTTAATTGTTATCGCTCAATTTTTCGGACCTGAAAAAAATGAAGGGGATATGGCTTCTGTAGAACCGTTTTTAGCTGAAACTAATCCGCCAGCAGATGTAAAAGCTATTTTAGAAGAAACCTGTTACGACTGCCATAGTGATGTTACCCGATACCCTTGGTACAATAATATTACGCCTGTAAATTATTGGCTAGCGGAGCATATTGAGGACGGAAAAAAACACTTTAATGTGTCAAATTGGGTAGGGAATTCAGTAAAGCGTAAAGACCACAAGTTTGAAGAACTTATTGAAATGGTAGAAGATAAAAGTATGCCTTTAAAATCTTACACCATTACTCATGGTGAAGCTAACCTATCTGAAGATCAGATTAAAGCTGTTGTAGACTGGGCGAAATTAGTACGTGTTAAGTACAGTATGATGCCACAGCCGGAATAG
- a CDS encoding glycosyltransferase: MRKHLLIIGFVWPEPKSSAAGSRMMQLIHFFQSENYEITFASSCAKTNNAVNLEDLGIKQEFIELNDSSFNGFVKDLNPEVVMFDRFMTEEQFGWRVAQECPDALRILDTEDLHSLRKGRHQAFKDKQPFSKAYLFNDIAKREIASIYRCDLSLMISEAEIEILTSEFKVPEHILVYLPFLLDNISVEQIQKLSKFEERQDFITIGNFLHEPNYNAVQFLKETIWPLIKKQLPQAEMHVYGAYASQKVNQLNNTKDGFLINGFTEDVNLVMQKAKVCFAPLRFGAGLKGKLVDAMQNGTPCIMSSIAAEGMFGDLEPNGFIEDNPEQFTEKAVELYQNKELWKTKQQNGFEIINTRFNAEFHQETFSKVLNEAVENLEQHRLNNFMGQMLQHHSMQSTKFMSKWIEEKNK, encoded by the coding sequence ATGCGTAAGCACCTTTTAATTATTGGTTTTGTCTGGCCGGAACCCAAGAGTTCTGCTGCCGGAAGCAGAATGATGCAATTGATTCATTTTTTTCAATCTGAAAATTATGAGATTACCTTTGCGAGTTCTTGTGCCAAAACCAATAATGCTGTAAATCTCGAAGATTTGGGAATTAAACAGGAGTTTATTGAGTTGAATGATTCCAGTTTTAATGGTTTTGTAAAGGACTTAAACCCTGAGGTTGTCATGTTCGATCGGTTTATGACTGAAGAACAATTTGGGTGGCGCGTGGCTCAGGAATGTCCCGATGCTTTACGGATTTTAGATACCGAAGATTTACATAGCCTACGAAAGGGTAGACATCAGGCATTTAAAGATAAACAGCCATTTTCAAAAGCTTATCTGTTCAATGATATTGCGAAACGCGAAATAGCAAGTATTTATCGTTGCGATTTAAGTTTGATGATATCGGAAGCTGAAATAGAGATTTTAACCTCCGAATTCAAAGTACCTGAACACATATTGGTTTATTTACCTTTTCTACTTGATAATATTTCAGTAGAACAAATTCAGAAACTTTCAAAATTTGAAGAGCGCCAGGATTTTATAACGATCGGTAATTTTTTGCACGAGCCCAATTATAATGCAGTTCAGTTTTTAAAAGAAACCATTTGGCCATTAATTAAAAAGCAGTTGCCACAGGCAGAAATGCACGTTTACGGTGCATATGCTTCGCAAAAAGTGAATCAGTTGAACAATACAAAAGACGGATTTTTAATTAATGGCTTTACCGAAGATGTTAATCTGGTTATGCAAAAAGCTAAAGTGTGTTTTGCACCGCTTAGGTTTGGAGCAGGTTTAAAAGGTAAATTGGTTGATGCTATGCAAAACGGTACCCCTTGCATCATGTCAAGTATTGCAGCAGAAGGTATGTTTGGCGATTTGGAGCCTAACGGATTTATAGAAGATAACCCGGAACAATTTACAGAAAAAGCTGTTGAATTGTATCAAAATAAAGAGCTTTGGAAAACCAAGCAGCAAAATGGTTTTGAAATTATTAACACCCGTTTTAATGCTGAATTCCATCAAGAGACATTTTCAAAAGTTTTAAATGAAGCGGTTGAAAATTTAGAGCAACACCGTTTAAACAACTTCATGGGACAAATGCTTCAGCACCATTCAATGCAAAGCACTAAGTTTATGAGTAAATGGATTGAAGAAAAGAATAAATAA
- a CDS encoding ABC-F family ATP-binding cassette domain-containing protein, whose protein sequence is MISVDALAVEFGGSALFSDVSFTINENDKIALMGKNGAGKSTMMKIIAGEQKATRGNVRFPKDVVIAYLPQHLLTEDDCTVFEEASKAFNHIFEMRDEMARLNKELETRTDYESDDYMKIIEKVSDLGEKFYALEEVNYDAEVEKALRGLGFKREDFTRLTSEFSGGYRMRIELAKILLQKPDLILLDEPTNHIDIESVIWLEDFLINKAKAVMVISHDKAFIDNITNRTIEVTMGRIYDYKANYSHYLQLREDRRIHQLKAYEEQQKFIAETKAFIERFKGTYSKTNQVNSRERMLEKLEIIEVDEVDTSALKLRFPPAPRSGDYPVTVKDLSKSYDEHVVFKDANMSISRGEKVAFVGRNGEGKSTMIKAIMGEIDVDGQCGLGHNVKVGYFAQNQASLLDDNLTIFQTVDEVAEGDIRTQIKNILGGFMFKGDDIDKKVGVLSGGEKTRLAMVKLLLEPVNLLILDEPTNHLDLKSKDVLKEALKNFDGTLILVSHDRDFLQGLSQKVFEFKDQRVIEHFETIDDFLKRNRIESLKQIDLKA, encoded by the coding sequence ATGATTTCAGTTGATGCTTTAGCAGTCGAGTTTGGCGGAAGCGCTTTGTTTAGTGATGTCTCGTTTACTATTAACGAGAACGATAAAATTGCTTTAATGGGAAAAAATGGTGCCGGAAAAAGTACTATGATGAAAATTATTGCAGGCGAACAAAAAGCAACCCGTGGAAATGTGCGTTTTCCAAAAGATGTTGTGATTGCTTACTTGCCACAGCATTTATTAACTGAAGATGATTGTACTGTTTTTGAAGAAGCATCAAAAGCGTTTAATCATATTTTTGAAATGCGCGACGAAATGGCGCGCCTTAACAAAGAATTAGAAACCCGCACCGATTACGAGTCTGATGATTATATGAAAATCATTGAAAAAGTATCAGATTTAGGGGAGAAATTCTATGCGCTTGAAGAAGTAAATTACGATGCCGAAGTTGAAAAGGCTTTACGTGGTTTAGGATTTAAACGTGAAGATTTCACGCGATTAACCAGCGAATTTAGTGGTGGTTACCGTATGCGTATCGAGCTGGCTAAAATCTTATTGCAAAAACCAGACTTAATTCTTCTTGATGAGCCTACCAACCACATCGATATCGAATCGGTAATCTGGTTGGAAGATTTCTTAATCAATAAAGCGAAAGCCGTAATGGTTATTTCACATGATAAAGCATTTATCGATAATATAACCAATCGTACTATAGAAGTTACTATGGGGCGTATTTACGATTATAAAGCGAATTATTCACACTACTTGCAGCTTCGTGAAGATCGAAGAATACACCAGTTAAAAGCTTACGAAGAACAACAAAAATTTATCGCTGAAACGAAAGCGTTTATTGAGCGTTTTAAAGGAACATATTCGAAAACCAATCAGGTGAATTCTCGTGAGCGTATGTTGGAAAAACTTGAGATTATTGAAGTTGATGAGGTTGATACTTCAGCTTTAAAATTACGTTTTCCTCCGGCACCGCGTTCTGGAGATTATCCTGTAACGGTTAAGGATCTATCAAAATCTTACGATGAGCATGTGGTGTTTAAAGATGCTAACATGTCTATTTCAAGAGGAGAGAAAGTCGCTTTTGTTGGGCGAAACGGAGAAGGAAAATCGACTATGATCAAAGCGATTATGGGAGAGATTGATGTTGATGGACAATGTGGATTGGGACATAACGTAAAAGTGGGGTACTTTGCGCAGAATCAAGCATCATTATTAGACGATAATTTAACTATTTTTCAAACCGTTGATGAAGTTGCCGAAGGCGATATCCGTACGCAGATAAAGAATATTTTAGGTGGCTTTATGTTTAAAGGCGACGATATCGATAAAAAAGTTGGTGTGCTTTCAGGAGGTGAAAAAACACGTCTGGCCATGGTGAAATTACTGTTAGAACCAGTAAACCTGTTAATTCTGGATGAGCCTACCAACCACTTAGATTTAAAATCGAAAGATGTACTTAAAGAAGCCTTAAAGAATTTCGATGGTACTTTGATTTTGGTGTCTCACGACCGTGATTTTCTTCAAGGATTATCTCAAAAAGTATTCGAATTTAAAGATCAGCGTGTTATTGAGCATTTCGAAACGATTGACGATTTCTTAAAACGTAATCGCATTGAGAGTTTAAAACAAATCGATTTAAAGGCTTAA
- a CDS encoding sulfatase family protein, with product MKRLFYCLVVFSFFSCNTSTSKIEKSEASKPNVVLFYLDDSGYGDVAHNGNPTIKTPNITKLKESGVSFTQFYVTAAACSASRYSLLTGRYPGRSGLGWWVIAPGTKQYIHTNELTLAEGLKSVGYKTGMFGKWHLGTPNEKNNFTPDALPLAHGFDEWIGTNVSHDYNNAMLLQSDSEGTNPAKGYKVLAKDLPSDTLTSESLTGVCTKAAVNFIKKNKSNPFFAYIPYNMPHLGLFVSDKFKGTSRNGELGDVMEELDAAIGDVCNALEEAGIRDNTIIIFSSDNGPWIKWSTRSDSEKYGDTRLKVGYATPFRDGKGSTWEGGHRVPGIISWPAKIKGDRNEQIPISTLDILPTILSITGAELPKDRTIDGRDISDLLLNESTTSQFENFEFFYSYDDNYPSAIRKDAWKLHTRIGSQTGDDYGYVASKESPLLFQVEKDLGERVDVANENPELVSELLTEFELFEKQLKEEGSFWDNQ from the coding sequence ATGAAACGCCTTTTTTATTGTTTAGTAGTATTTTCTTTTTTTTCCTGTAATACGTCAACCTCAAAAATAGAGAAATCAGAGGCATCAAAACCCAATGTGGTTTTGTTTTATCTGGATGACAGTGGTTATGGAGATGTAGCACATAATGGAAACCCAACAATAAAAACACCGAACATCACCAAACTTAAAGAAAGTGGTGTTAGTTTTACTCAGTTTTATGTTACGGCAGCGGCTTGTTCGGCATCGAGATACTCTTTGCTTACAGGGCGATATCCTGGTAGATCTGGTTTAGGTTGGTGGGTAATTGCACCAGGAACAAAACAGTATATTCATACCAATGAGTTGACTTTAGCCGAAGGGTTAAAGTCAGTGGGATATAAGACAGGCATGTTCGGAAAGTGGCATTTAGGAACGCCTAATGAAAAGAATAATTTTACACCAGATGCCTTGCCTTTAGCTCATGGTTTTGATGAGTGGATTGGTACTAATGTGTCTCACGATTATAATAATGCTATGTTGTTGCAAAGTGATTCAGAAGGAACTAATCCGGCTAAGGGGTATAAGGTTTTAGCAAAAGATTTACCATCAGATACGTTGACTTCAGAATCTTTAACCGGAGTATGCACTAAGGCAGCAGTGAACTTCATTAAAAAGAATAAATCGAATCCGTTTTTCGCATATATTCCATACAATATGCCACATTTGGGATTATTTGTAAGCGACAAGTTTAAAGGCACATCTCGAAATGGTGAATTAGGTGATGTTATGGAAGAACTTGATGCTGCAATTGGAGATGTTTGTAACGCGCTTGAAGAAGCCGGCATTCGCGATAACACGATTATTATTTTTTCATCTGATAACGGACCATGGATAAAATGGAGTACGCGCTCTGATAGTGAAAAATATGGGGACACTCGTTTAAAAGTGGGATATGCAACACCATTTCGAGATGGGAAAGGGTCGACTTGGGAAGGCGGACATCGTGTGCCTGGTATTATTAGTTGGCCAGCGAAAATAAAAGGTGATAGAAATGAGCAAATTCCAATAAGTACTCTGGATATTTTACCTACTATTCTATCCATTACAGGAGCTGAATTACCAAAAGACAGAACGATTGACGGTCGTGATATTAGTGATTTATTATTGAATGAATCAACTACATCTCAATTTGAAAACTTTGAGTTTTTCTATTCTTATGATGATAATTATCCGTCAGCAATTAGAAAAGATGCCTGGAAATTACACACACGTATAGGCTCCCAGACCGGTGATGATTATGGTTATGTAGCTTCAAAAGAAAGTCCATTATTATTTCAGGTAGAAAAAGATTTGGGAGAACGTGTAGACGTAGCCAATGAAAATCCGGAATTAGTTTCAGAATTATTGACTGAATTTGAGTTGTTTGAGAAGCAATTAAAGGAAGAGGGTAGTTTCTGGGATAACCAATAA
- a CDS encoding HipA family kinase, giving the protein MSKTIEIRTVDVVQYIKPLREGGSMPGIVNADDDFLYVLKFRGAGQGKKALISELMGGELARILGLKVPELVFMNLDDSFSKTEPDEEIQDLLKFSVGLNLGLHFLSGAITFDPLVNIVDPITASKIVLLDSLISNIDRTVKNTNLLTWNNELWVIDNGASFYFHHNWDLYKNHLTRTFPLIKDHVLLPWATKLDIVATEIKQIFTKEKLEEIIGLIPEDWLLDESEKMSPQEMRIAYMEYLQAKLAMIDKLVKEAEDAR; this is encoded by the coding sequence ATGAGTAAAACAATAGAAATACGAACTGTTGATGTGGTTCAGTACATAAAACCTTTACGAGAAGGTGGCTCGATGCCCGGCATTGTAAATGCTGACGACGATTTTCTTTATGTACTAAAGTTTCGCGGTGCCGGACAAGGAAAAAAGGCCTTGATTTCGGAGTTGATGGGAGGTGAGTTAGCCAGAATCCTTGGTTTAAAAGTTCCTGAGTTGGTATTTATGAATTTAGACGATTCGTTCAGTAAAACGGAGCCGGATGAAGAAATTCAGGATTTACTCAAATTTAGTGTTGGTTTAAATCTCGGGTTACATTTTTTATCGGGAGCTATAACCTTCGATCCGTTGGTGAATATCGTTGATCCTATTACCGCGTCGAAAATTGTACTTTTAGATAGTTTAATTAGTAATATAGACCGAACCGTAAAGAATACCAATCTGCTAACCTGGAACAACGAATTGTGGGTTATAGATAATGGCGCCAGTTTTTATTTTCATCATAATTGGGATTTATATAAAAATCATCTTACCAGAACGTTTCCATTAATAAAAGATCATGTGTTGTTGCCTTGGGCCACAAAATTAGATATAGTGGCTACCGAAATTAAGCAGATTTTTACTAAAGAGAAACTGGAAGAGATTATTGGTTTAATTCCCGAAGATTGGTTGTTAGACGAATCGGAAAAGATGAGTCCGCAAGAGATGAGAATAGCTTATATGGAATACTTACAGGCTAAACTGGCGATGATTGATAAACTGGTTAAAGAGGCTGAAGATGCAAGATAA
- a CDS encoding DUF3037 domain-containing protein, which yields MQDKIKFEYAIIRLVPKVERGEFFNIGAIVYAKQKKFLGVKYHIDNSKLEAFCKDIDINLINKYLEAWELVCEGKKEGGRIGALDLPDRFHWLTASRSTIIQSSEVHSGLCENPEKTLNDIFQKFVL from the coding sequence ATGCAAGATAAAATTAAGTTTGAATACGCCATAATTCGACTGGTTCCTAAAGTAGAGCGAGGAGAGTTCTTTAATATCGGGGCCATTGTATATGCAAAGCAGAAGAAATTTCTTGGCGTGAAATATCATATCGATAACTCAAAACTGGAAGCTTTTTGTAAAGACATAGATATTAATTTAATTAATAAATATCTTGAAGCCTGGGAACTTGTTTGTGAAGGAAAAAAAGAAGGAGGAAGAATAGGTGCGCTAGATTTACCTGATCGATTTCATTGGTTAACCGCGTCCCGAAGTACTATAATTCAGAGTTCTGAAGTCCACTCCGGGCTATGTGAAAACCCGGAAAAGACTTTAAATGATATATTTCAGAAATTCGTCTTGTAA
- a CDS encoding Hsp20/alpha crystallin family protein codes for MTPNTNVDKKPSYASFYNRQDILKNEHEKKDSNLPESSSLANVKETETSYHYELKIPGYIKDDFNFYIAGDKLVVTTERRRHNKQVEENTPSRHSYCYPSALVKHRFALPDDIVRNKITVEYCDEVLSFKLFKQ; via the coding sequence ATGACACCAAACACTAATGTAGACAAAAAACCTTCTTATGCCTCGTTTTACAACAGACAGGATATCTTAAAAAATGAGCATGAAAAAAAAGATTCAAATCTACCTGAAAGTTCATCCTTAGCAAATGTTAAAGAAACTGAAACTTCTTATCATTATGAATTAAAAATTCCCGGGTATATTAAAGATGATTTTAATTTTTATATCGCCGGAGATAAATTAGTTGTTACTACCGAACGTAGACGACACAACAAACAAGTTGAAGAAAACACACCTTCGAGACATTCTTACTGCTACCCTTCTGCTCTTGTTAAACACAGATTTGCATTACCTGACGATATTGTAAGAAATAAAATAACTGTAGAATATTGTGATGAAGTTTTAAGCTTTAAGTTATTCAAGCAATAA
- a CDS encoding SIR2 family NAD-dependent protein deacylase — translation MKKHIVVLTGAGMSAESGIKTFRDENGLWEGHDVMEVATPEGFEANPELVLDFYNQRRKQLFEVKPNTAHKTLAELESHYKVSIITQNVDDLHERAGSSNVIHLHGELLKVRSTYYEDDIIDWTTDLKLGDTCKKGYQLRPHIVWFGEDVPMIPKAVSICETADILLIIGTSMQVYPAAGLRHYIPQDTHTYFIDPKPSISNNSKLTVIPQNATEGIKIFLDLLAI, via the coding sequence ATGAAAAAACACATCGTTGTACTTACAGGAGCCGGAATGAGTGCCGAAAGCGGCATAAAAACCTTTAGAGATGAAAACGGACTTTGGGAAGGACACGATGTTATGGAAGTTGCAACACCTGAAGGCTTTGAGGCTAATCCGGAATTGGTTTTAGATTTTTACAACCAAAGGCGAAAGCAACTTTTCGAAGTAAAACCAAATACGGCTCACAAAACCTTAGCTGAATTAGAAAGCCATTATAAGGTGTCTATCATTACTCAAAATGTTGATGATTTACACGAACGCGCCGGTAGTAGTAATGTTATCCATTTACATGGTGAATTATTAAAAGTGCGCAGCACCTATTACGAAGATGATATTATTGACTGGACAACCGACTTAAAATTAGGTGACACATGTAAAAAAGGGTATCAATTACGACCACATATTGTTTGGTTTGGAGAAGATGTCCCTATGATACCAAAAGCTGTAAGCATTTGTGAAACAGCCGACATCTTATTAATTATTGGTACCTCAATGCAGGTTTATCCAGCTGCTGGTTTAAGACATTATATTCCCCAAGACACACATACTTATTTCATAGACCCTAAACCTAGTATTAGTAATAACTCTAAATTAACCGTTATACCTCAAAATGCTACAGAGGGCATAAAAATCTTTCTGGATTTACTAGCTATTTAA
- a CDS encoding TrmH family RNA methyltransferase yields the protein MIDEKLLEYLETYLTDSRREKFHKVLEQRTKHFTVATEDVYQLHNTSAVIRSCDVFGIQEVNIVEERNSKRIDREIAMGAQKWVDLNRYHTVKDCITDLKQKGYQIVATTPHTNDCELHEFDATKKSCFFFGRETEGLSDEVLNAANSYLKIPMYGFTESLNISVSAAIILQHVTTKLKHSDIDWQLTEQEKLEKRLDWVKKTIKSYDDIVARYYQD from the coding sequence ATGATAGATGAAAAACTTTTAGAGTATTTAGAAACGTATTTAACCGATTCTCGCCGTGAAAAATTCCATAAAGTATTAGAACAACGTACCAAGCATTTTACAGTAGCTACAGAGGACGTGTATCAATTGCACAATACCAGTGCTGTTATTCGCAGTTGTGATGTATTTGGAATACAGGAAGTGAATATTGTTGAGGAACGAAACTCTAAGCGTATAGACCGGGAAATAGCTATGGGGGCTCAAAAATGGGTGGATTTAAACCGATATCATACCGTTAAGGATTGCATAACCGATTTAAAACAGAAAGGCTATCAAATTGTAGCTACAACACCTCACACCAACGATTGTGAGTTACATGAATTCGATGCCACTAAAAAGTCTTGCTTTTTCTTTGGTAGAGAAACCGAAGGTTTATCAGATGAGGTTTTAAATGCTGCCAATAGTTATTTAAAAATACCTATGTATGGCTTTACAGAAAGTTTAAATATTTCGGTTAGTGCGGCAATCATTCTTCAGCATGTTACCACGAAATTAAAGCATAGTGATATTGACTGGCAATTAACCGAACAGGAAAAACTTGAAAAACGTTTAGATTGGGTTAAAAAAACTATTAAAAGTTACGATGATATTGTAGCACGTTATTACCAGGATTAA
- a CDS encoding peptidase associated/transthyretin-like domain-containing protein has protein sequence MNNFTWILLFIFSFSISAQNIKGKIYNEKSTAKNIGVFNLTTKNYTYTNEEGDFTIEASTKDTLLFSSAFYKPHQLIVEDKHFKITNVIELKTQVNTLGTVNLSNTPKFNPNKYQANLAMQIANDIKNRPYLYSPPPNPQGDLTLLIDFFKDLFKSKKMKDTPPVPITYKNFYALFNTNAIFTENLLVNDLNIERKNIPLFFDYCDTKKLNDNLLKPENKMILLDSLIKFSREFKTHIAETDCILIKD, from the coding sequence ATGAATAACTTTACCTGGATACTCCTTTTTATCTTTTCCTTTTCCATATCAGCTCAAAACATAAAGGGAAAGATCTATAACGAAAAATCTACCGCCAAAAATATTGGTGTTTTCAATCTAACAACTAAAAACTACACTTACACAAACGAAGAAGGAGATTTTACTATTGAAGCTTCTACAAAAGACACCCTCCTATTTTCATCAGCGTTTTATAAACCTCACCAACTTATTGTAGAAGACAAGCATTTTAAAATAACTAATGTTATAGAACTTAAAACACAGGTAAACACTCTTGGTACAGTAAACCTGAGTAATACTCCTAAATTCAATCCTAATAAATATCAGGCCAATCTTGCAATGCAAATTGCTAACGACATAAAAAACAGACCATATTTATACAGCCCACCTCCTAACCCGCAAGGTGATTTAACTTTGCTAATAGATTTCTTTAAAGATTTGTTTAAATCAAAAAAAATGAAAGATACTCCTCCCGTTCCTATAACCTATAAAAACTTTTACGCTTTATTTAATACAAATGCCATTTTCACTGAAAATCTACTGGTAAATGATTTAAATATTGAAAGGAAAAACATTCCGTTATTCTTCGATTATTGCGATACCAAAAAACTGAATGATAACCTTCTGAAACCTGAAAACAAGATGATACTATTAGATAGTTTAATAAAATTTAGCAGAGAATTTAAAACACATATTGCCGAGACAGATTGTATCCTAATAAAAGATTAA
- a CDS encoding carboxypeptidase-like regulatory domain-containing protein gives MKNYLLLFFLLVFSTVSIAQEAEKALGVVVNSSDGKPLENVNIVNLNQVIGTATNKQGEFEINAKPNDTLHLSYLGFKSIKVRVTNDWLRFGSATIELTELALALEEVVVNQLKLTGYLEVDVKQVPVINDNYRYQISGLPSTGYEANSAGTLSKIVGSIFNPADFLHRVFGKKPNEMRKLKKMKQDDEIRNLLASRFDREMLTALLNIDRVDLDEIVSQCNYSKEFIQTANDLQILDAISECYEEYKLLNRER, from the coding sequence ATGAAAAATTACCTACTACTTTTCTTTTTACTAGTTTTTTCAACTGTTAGTATAGCACAGGAAGCCGAAAAGGCTTTAGGAGTAGTAGTTAATTCTTCTGATGGTAAACCTCTTGAAAATGTAAACATCGTAAACCTGAATCAGGTTATAGGTACAGCAACAAACAAACAAGGGGAATTTGAAATTAACGCTAAACCTAATGACACCTTACATTTGTCGTATTTAGGTTTTAAATCTATTAAAGTTCGTGTTACCAATGACTGGCTTAGGTTTGGTTCGGCAACCATAGAGTTAACCGAATTAGCACTAGCACTTGAAGAGGTTGTGGTTAACCAGTTAAAATTAACAGGGTATTTAGAGGTCGATGTGAAGCAGGTTCCTGTAATTAACGACAACTACAGATATCAGATTTCCGGACTACCGAGTACCGGCTACGAAGCAAACTCCGCAGGAACCTTATCTAAAATTGTAGGTTCTATTTTTAATCCAGCCGACTTTTTACATCGTGTGTTTGGTAAAAAACCAAACGAAATGCGAAAACTTAAAAAGATGAAGCAGGACGACGAAATACGCAATCTTCTGGCATCGCGTTTCGACAGAGAAATGCTTACCGCTTTGCTGAATATAGATCGTGTTGATTTAGATGAAATTGTGAGCCAGTGTAACTACTCGAAAGAGTTTATACAAACCGCTAACGACCTTCAAATTCTGGATGCCATTAGCGAATGTTATGAAGAATACAAGTTGTTAAATCGTGAACGTTAA